AAACAGCAGGGTGTCGATATGCAAGGCCCAGAAACCCTCGCCCACGGTCCAGTGGGTAAGGTGGTGTTGCACATAGGATGTAGGCGTGGTCGCTGCTGCTTCGCCGGACATGTCAGTACCCGTCTCCAGATTTCCAGGTTAAGGCCAGGCCATATACGGCCAGGCTCGCCACGAATGTCGTCATCAGCGGAATCCAGACATCCGCCAGGTATATCGCCACCAGCGAAAACAGCGCGGCGGCCATTACGAACTTCAGCATTTCGGCACGCTGGAAAGCTCGCAACATCGCCCGCGGTGACTCCGCGTCGCGACGCATGAAAACCCTTATCGCGAAATACAGGGAGAGTAGAGCCCCGATTGCGCCACCCAGGAATGCCCCCAGGGCTGCTTTTGCCCCGGCCAGCGGCCAGGTGATGGCTGCGCCCGCGATCCCGACGAGGAGCTGTCCTGTAACGATTTTTGCCGGTATGGATTTCAGCACGCGGCAAACCTCGACAGCCCCCTCGGTTGAGCCGCGGAAGTATAAAGATATCTGAATTCCGGTTCAATCCCGGATTGGCGATTTTTCAGGGGTTTTCGCCGCTTTTTGCCGAGGTTTCGGCAGCGCGTCAGTCGCTTAGGCGGCTTACTTGATGTGGCCGATAATGCCGTCCAGCTCGTCCAGGGAGTTGTAGCTGATGACCAGCTTGCCCTTGCCCTTGCCGGACTGCTGCAGCTTGACCGCCGCACCCAGCTTTTCGGTCAGCTCGCTTTCGAGATGGCGGATGTTCGGATCGTCCGTCTTCTTTGCCGCTTTCTTCGGCGTATCACTGCCGGACAGCAGCTTGCGCACCAGCTTCTCGGTCTCGCGCACCGACATGCCGCGGTCCACGACCTGGCGGCCCGCTGTCACCTGGCCGGCGCCCTTGATGCCCAGCAGGGCACGGGCGTGGCCCATTTCCAGCTGGCGCGCCTCGACCATCTGCTTCACGCCTTCCTCGAGTTCCAGCAGGCGCAACAGGTTGGATACCGCGGCGCGAGAGCGGCCCACGGCCTCGGCGGCGGTCTGGTGGGTCATGTCGAATTCGGAAATCAGGCGATTCAGCGCCATCGCCTCTTCCAGCGGATTGAGGTTCTCGCGCTGGATGTTCTCGATGAGGGCCATCGCAATGGCAGCGGAATCCGGCACATTGCGAACCACGGCGGGAATGCTGTGGAGGCCGGCCAGCTGCGCAGCGCGCCAGCGACGTTCACCGGCGACGATCTCGTAGCGACCACCGTCGATCGGGCGGATGACGATCGGCTGGACCACGCCCTGGGCCTTGATGGAGTCAGCCAGCTCCTGCAGTGCTTCCTGCTGGAAATCGTGGCGCGGCTGGTACTTGCCGGACTGCAGCAAGTCGACGGCAACGTCCTTCAGCTCGGCGTCGGGGGCGCGCTCCTTGTCGATCGGCGCATCGCTGCCACTGGACTGCGTCGGCGCACTGCCGGAAATCAGCCCGCTGAGATTGCGTCCCAAACCACGTCTTTTCGCTGCCATTGCCTTGTCCACTTCCCTGGCAGGCCCCGTGGGGCTGCCGAATCAATCAAAACCCGTCGTCAGGCCGACAGGCGTTCCTTCTCTTCGCGGCGAATCATCTCCCCGGCCAGCGCCAGGTAGGAGAGCGCGCCACGGGAGGTCTTGTCATACACCAGTGCCGGAATGCCGTAGCTCGGGGCTTCGGCGAGTCGCACGTTGCGCGGGATCATGGTCCGGTAGACCTTGTCGCCGAAATGCTCGACCAGCTCGGCCGACACGTCGCCAGCCAGGTTGTTGCGCGGATCGTACATGGTGCGCAGCACGCCGACGATCTCCAGCTTCGGGTTCACCGCTTCCTTGATCTGGTCGATGGTATCCATCAGCGCGGCCAGGCCTTCGAGGGCGTAGTACTCGCACTGCATCGGAATCAGCACGCCATCGGCGGCCGTCAGCGAATTCACGGTCAGCATGTTCAGCGACGGCGGGCCGTCGATCAGGATGTAGTCGTAGCGATCCTTGACCGTTTCCAGGGCCTTGCGCAGCCGCGTCTCGCGACCGAATTCATTAATAAGAGTGACTTCGGCATGCGTCAGGTCCGAATTGGCCGGCAGCACGTCGATGTTGGCCTTGTCGGCCGTGACGATGGCTTCGGCAGCGGTCGCCTCGTTCAGCAGCACGTCACAGGCTGTCTTGTCGATGGCATGCTTGT
The Gammaproteobacteria bacterium DNA segment above includes these coding regions:
- a CDS encoding ATP synthase subunit I, producing MLKSIPAKIVTGQLLVGIAGAAITWPLAGAKAALGAFLGGAIGALLSLYFAIRVFMRRDAESPRAMLRAFQRAEMLKFVMAAALFSLVAIYLADVWIPLMTTFVASLAVYGLALTWKSGDGY
- a CDS encoding ParB/RepB/Spo0J family partition protein; amino-acid sequence: MAAKRRGLGRNLSGLISGSAPTQSSGSDAPIDKERAPDAELKDVAVDLLQSGKYQPRHDFQQEALQELADSIKAQGVVQPIVIRPIDGGRYEIVAGERRWRAAQLAGLHSIPAVVRNVPDSAAIAMALIENIQRENLNPLEEAMALNRLISEFDMTHQTAAEAVGRSRAAVSNLLRLLELEEGVKQMVEARQLEMGHARALLGIKGAGQVTAGRQVVDRGMSVRETEKLVRKLLSGSDTPKKAAKKTDDPNIRHLESELTEKLGAAVKLQQSGKGKGKLVISYNSLDELDGIIGHIK
- a CDS encoding AAA family ATPase is translated as MGKIYAITNQKGGVGKTTTAINLAASLAATKRRVLLVDLDPQGNATMGAGIDKHAIDKTACDVLLNEATAAEAIVTADKANIDVLPANSDLTHAEVTLINEFGRETRLRKALETVKDRYDYILIDGPPSLNMLTVNSLTAADGVLIPMQCEYYALEGLAALMDTIDQIKEAVNPKLEIVGVLRTMYDPRNNLAGDVSAELVEHFGDKVYRTMIPRNVRLAEAPSYGIPALVYDKTSRGALSYLALAGEMIRREEKERLSA